A region of the Clostridium estertheticum subsp. estertheticum genome:
TAACAGTTTTTCCAATAGCAGTAGTAGCGGATAATACTCCATTGTCATATTTCAACATAGTATCAACTGCTACTATCTGTTCTTCCCGGAGCTGTCCATTAAATTCAACACGAATTGGTTTACCTATGTAAGTTTTATTATCCCAACTAAAATCAATTTTATTTTCTGTTAAAAAGCTACAAAGATCATCCTGGCAACCTCTTGGTATACATAAATATTCTACTGTTTCATCTGATAAAGAAATAATTCTTGGTTTATCAAATGTAGATAACCTCATAGCCTGTGCTTTATAAAATTCAGGGTTTTTAAATGCTGCCATTCTTTTAATAAAATCTAGTACTTTATTAGAAAACCCTTCTTTACTTATGAAAATCATATTGGCTATCGTAATTTGAACAATATCTGGGAAATCAGCCTTACTGAATTTAAACTTTTCTTTATTTTTTTCCCAAGGCTTTATACTTTCCTCATCCATTTCTTTTAAATCACCAAGTTCATTACCAATACAAAACTCAGAAATATAAAACTCTATTTCATCTTTCGTTATTTTGCCTATGTGACTTAAAAAACTCCATTGATCTTTAAATGGTTCCAAATTTTCATCAATAAAAATACTATTATTGTTTTTCCTAGCACTTTTCTGCATAGGTAATGCTATAAGATTTCCAAGTCCGCCTTTTGGCATAGTATCCTGATTAGGAAATAATCTATCATATGACTTGAATTTGATTTCATGCCTTTGCATCATTGCATAGGTTAAAAGTGATGTTCCAAACTTTCTAGCAGCTAACGCCGTTATCCTTTCCTTAAAAAAGAACCATATATGTGCTCCATTTCCGGATCTTGAACGTTCAACTGCAAAAGGTATCTTCTTTTCATAGCATAATTTTCTTAAAACACAAATATCTTTTTCCCACCCATCATCATCAAAATCAATTGCAAGAAAGTAACAGGTTTCATCTGTTTGCATGGCATAAATACCTAAAATTTCTATTCCTCGTAAATGTCTATTAATAGCATCTGCATCTAAATCGGTATATTTTCTATTTTTACATGCTGAACATTTTATTTGAGGTTTATCACAAATTCCTTTTACCCATTCATTTTCACATACTGGTGAATATCCGCTTTTACCTTGTTTGTTCTGCCAACGTTTAGCATGTACATCTTTTCTACCTTTAAATAATATCATATATAATTCTACTTTTTCTTGAGGCAAACTACTATTACTTACTTCACTAAGCTTATCCTTTTGAATTGATTTATCATTCTTTGTCTCAACTATAGCTTTATATTCATTATCCATACAAATTTCTTTTGTTTGTAATTCTAAACGTTTTCTGAAATCCATATTTTCTATTCTCAATATCTGATTTTCCTCTAATAGCCTCAAGTATTTATTATAAAGCTCATTATAATCCATATTCTTATTCCTCCTAGAGAAACTATTTCAAATCTATTATTATATATATCAAAATTATTTTATTTACATAAGAGATTAAAATTTCTTTATTTACAGAGTAAAGTGTTGCTGATTCAACCTTAACTTTTAAAATTTGTATCTCCTCTAAAATTATATCCTATTTATAGCCTTATGTATCATGAGGATAATTATATTAATATATAAAATTTCCATTGTATAAAGTTACATACTTTTAGGATAAGATTAAGATTCCATATTAAATAAAATTATTCACTTATAAAATTATAAAAACTTAAAATAGCTAATCAGAATGAATACATCACCTCAATTAGCTGTTAATTTATTTTCTATTTTATTTTCAATCTCTATGCCTTTATTAAGGTGAGCAGTCACTAAAAAGTTAACTTTCTAAGCTGCCATTTCAGAATAATTAATAACAAATATTTCTGCTTTACTCTTTTTTGCATCTTCAATTATTTTTTCAAGATTTAATTCTACATTATTTTCTAAATAATACTCACCACATTGTTTACAAATATTAGCTGGCACACCTTTAATTATATGTCCATCAAAGTCTACAATATGATTAACAATACCTTTAATTAAATTAGATTTACATAAAATACAATTCATCCTTATTGCCTCCTCGTTTTTAAATCTTCATACCATTAATCTTTATCAGGATAATAAGTTGTTATGATTCATACATAATTTTGTCCTACTGCACATACTACATGAACTCCACTATGAGTATCAGTAATTCCTAAAATTAAACAACTTGGAAAGGGATAATCACTTTCATAGTATTCTATTATTTATACAGTCAATTACCTCTATATAATACTTAATAATTCCTGCCTATCAATCTTTTTATCAACCATCTTACTATAAGATACTACCTTATTATAAGCCCCTATCATTTCCCTCACATTTGTATCAACATTTTCAGCTATAACATTTATAGTATCATCATCTATGAATAAAAGCTCCTCCTTGCTTATTCTACTTTTAAGTATTTCAATTTTTGTATTTAAATCTGGTTTTGTCAGTTGAAATGCCGCACTAACCTCAAATACAGATTCAAGCTTTTCTCCATTTATTATAATTTCGCGAGATGGTTTTGATGATCCCAAAACTACTTGTTTTCCCATAGCCAAAACTGTATTTAAAATATTCTTAAACTCCTCTTGACTTCTCTCTTTTCCATCTATATCTTGTAGATCATCAAAAACCAGTACATCTGAGTTGTAAAATTCACTATTAAATAAATCATTTTTATCATTTGATATACTATTTATCATATTATTAATAAACTTATATATTGTGATATTGATAACCTTTAGGTGTTTACTATTTTCTACTATATAATTGTTGATAGAATTTAATAAATGTGTTTTACCCATTCCCGCTTCACCATATATGTACAAAAGTCTCATATCCTCACCTGGCGATTTGGCAACTTTCAGCGCACTTTTATAAGCTAATTCATTATTTTTTCCTACAACCATATTTTCAAATAAATATTTAGAATTAACTTTACATGGTATAAATTTATTCTTATTTGCAGTATTTATAGAACATATTTCACCTTTACTCTCTAAAATTTTAATTACACTAATTTCAATCTTATATTCTCTGCCCGTTACATTTAGAATAGCACTTTTAATGCCCTTCAAATATCTCTCTTTTACTATTTCTTTGTGAAATTCCGATGGTACCGCTAGCTTAATAGCTACTCCATCTAATTTAATAACACAGATAGGTTCTATCCAAGTATTGTATGAAACATCCTTCATTTGTACCTTTAAAACAATCTTTACTTTTTCCCATTCACTGCACCTATTTGAATCGATAGTTGTTGTAATCTGTTCACCTTTCTTAACATGTAATCCCTTTTCTATTTCCTCCAATTTTTCTTCTATATTATTAATAGAATTTTTTAACTTTTTAACTTCTAAGATAAGTTCATATATCATCTTTTCCATTTATTCTCCCCTTTATTTAGTTATATTGTCCATACTTCGCACATGTTATTTCTACTATATCCATTATGAGAGTTAAAATATTAGCTATAAAAAACCTTCCTAAATTTGATTTATACAAATTTAGGAAGGTACTCACTCATTAAACATTTCATTTATTTAATTCATCTCATATTCTCTCGAATAGAATTTTTCCTTCATCAACTATATGCTTCTTAAGATTATCATTTGATATAATCTCATAATGAAGTATGTCAAAAAAATAAGGTAAGGGCGAGGTTTCATTTAAGTAATCATCTAGCTTAAAAATAACCTCACTTGTAATCTGTTCACCAAAAATAGCTATATCAACATCTGAGCCCTTCTTATAGTTCCCCATCGATCTACTTCCAAATATAATAGCCTTTTCTATAGTTGCAAATTTTGATATTGCATCTTTAATGTATTCAATATCCCTATCTATTAATCCAAACATACTATAATTCCCCCGATAATCGATCATGCATTTTTTTAAGTTCTGGAAAATATAGTTCCACTATTTCTTTTGACATTTTATCAGCTAACATTTCATCATAAGTATGTGTCGTCAGATTCCTGTTTGCTAATGCATCTATCCATACATGGCCATTATCTATTAACCCAATTTGAAATGCTTGCTTAATTGCTTCTCTTGGACTCTTTACAACATATCCTTCAGCTTCTAAATAATCTTTTAGTACCTTCCATGCTAATTCAAAAGTCATTTCAAAAAATTGAATTATACCTGCTTTCTCTAGTTCCGAAGTTATTTGTTGTTTTGAATATTTCTCCATCAACTTATATGCTTTATTAAAATTCTCGAATCTCTGTTTCCATCTAATATCCTTTAAGTTATCCATAAATACACCTCTTACATATAGTATATATTAATATTCTATTTGCACAAGTTTAATATAATAAACGTCTTTAAAAAATTAAATCAACTAATTAAACCTATAATGTCTTACCAAACAGTATTTTAGACTATAATTTTATAACAAACATTATTGAAAAGTATTTAAGTTTTATTTTGATTAGAAAAAAGGAAGCTAACAGTTAATATACGTTAGTTTCCTCTTAATTTTGATATTTATAATAAATAGGGGGTATTAATAGTATACCCGTCTCTTAATCCTTTTATGTAAGTAGAAAATCAATCCTCTTAAAATACTTTAAAGTAACATAAAAACAAAATATACTCCCACCTATCAATTCTTATTTTCTTGGATTCTCAAAACTTGGTGCAGTTGGATTAGGTGCATCAAAATACTTACCTGGTGTTGATAAATCAAAGTATAATCTAGAATCTTCAGTTATACCAAAGTCCTTATTGGATCCTGTATCCTTTACCTTATTAAGAGCCTCTCTAAATAAAGCATTGTGTGCTTCTTCACGGTTTAATAAGAAATCTATTGTTTCTCTCACATATTTATCTTTTATTTGACGATATAAGTATTCATATACAACTTTCGCCCTTTGCTCAGAGGCTATGTTAGAAAGTAGGTCTGCAACTAAATCTCCTGTAACAGTTACATAATCTGCTGTCCATGGAGCACCCGATGCATTTATTAAAACTGGTGCTAATCCTGCCAGTACATGACTTTGAATTTCACCGACGCCGACATTTTCATAATTTATATCGTGTCCATTTAATAGATTTATAGTTTGTGCAACCATTTCCATATGACTTAACTCTTCTGAACCTATATCAAGAAATAAATCTTTGATAGTTTGATCTTCTACTCTAAAACTCTGAGATAAGTATTGTAAAGCAGCTTTTAGTTCTCCATTTGCCCCACCTATTTGTTCCTGCATTAATGTTGCATATTGAGGATTAGGTCTTTCTACTTTTACCTCTCTTAATAGTTGTTTTTCGTGCTTAAACATATTTAACCTCCATTAATTTAATATTAACTCTTATATTTTATTATGTTCATCTTTACAACACTTAAACCTTAAAATACTAAATAATTACTCACAATTTTTTATTTAAATTAACTACAGATATTATTTTTTGTTTAAACACATTTAAATTCTGGAAACGTATATAATGTAAGCCTGTATTTCATGTTTATGAAATGCAGACTTATATGCTTTTAATTTTTGGCCAGTAACTTAGTTTCATACTCTGTTTTGTGAATTTTACTTTTAATTATTTCTATGAGAGGTTCATATTCTTCAAAAAATACAATTACAATATCTCCAGGTTCCGCTATACTTAAAGCCTCTATAAATGCTTCCTTTTCATCTAGTACTTTTTTTATATTTATGATATTAAAATTAGATTTTAAAGCTCCTTCTTCTAAAAGGTCTGCTACTTTACCTTTACCTCTACCTCTTCTGTCTTTATCTTCCTTTATATAAATATAGTCAAAATTTTTTCCTGCACATTTCCCAACATCCAATATGTTAGTGTCTGACCTATCTCCTGGTACTCCAATAATTCCGATAATTTTATTGTGTTTTATATTCTTAAGCCCTTCTAATACACATCTATATCCATCAATATTATGACCATAATCCAAAATTACCATTACATTATCTATTAAATACGTATTAAACCTTCCTGGATTTTGCTCTTCATTACAGTAGAATGTTTTTAATCCCTGCTTAATAATATCATAACCAATTCCTAGACCTACTGCAGCCGCACAAGCAGCCATAGCATTTTGGATGTTATATTTTAGAATACCTTTGAATGTTATACCTATATTTTTTATGTCTATTAGCTTCACAAAATTAATGTTATTTTGTATTATTAAACTGGTTCCATCTACATAAATTCCCAACCCACCATTTTTAATGTTCTCTATCATTATTTTATTGTCCTTATCACTAGAGAATATTATAAGCTTTCCTTTTATCCTAGGCAAAATACTTAAACTCATCTTGTCATCTCCATTAATAACAACATACCCATCTTTTTTAACTGCTTCACCAACTAAAGCTTTAACTTTTGCCAATTCTTCTATCGTGTTTATCCCATCTATTCCAAGGTGGTCATCAGTTATATTTGTAATAACAGCAACATCTGCAAGATCATAACCTAGCCCTCCTCTTATTATTCCACCTCTTGCAGTTTCAAGGACTGCTGCATCTATATTTTTATTCATAAGTACAGCTAAAGCACTTTTAGGGCCTGTAGTATCACCCTTAAATACACATTTTCCATCAATATATATTCCACTAGTCGTGGTCATTCCAACAGTGTATCCTGCAACTGTTAATATGTGTGCAATGAGTCTTGTCGTTGTTGTCTTTCCATTGGTGCCTGTTACAGCTATTAATGGAATGTTTGTGGGTATATCCTTAAACAACTTATCAACTATATGGCCTGCAACATTACGTGTTTCACCCATATACGGATTGTGATGCATTCTAATACCAGGTGCAGCGTTTACTTCTAAAATTACCCCCTCTTCACTTATAGGTCTACTAATGTCAACACACCGCACATCTATTCCACAAATATCAAGTCCTATGGCACTTGCGGTTCGTTTACATATTTCGATATTCTCGTCGCATATCATATCTGTACAATCTATTGAAAAACCACCCGTTGATAAATTTGCATTATCTTTTAAATATAATTTTTCTTTTTCAGAAAGAATGAAATTTAATGTACATTTTTTTTGTTTAAGATATTCTATAAGCCCTTTATCGATTTTGATCTTAGTTAATTCCTTCTCATGACCTTCTCCACGCCTTGAATCCTCATTAATATCTTGTATAAGCTTCTCAATAGTACTAACGCCATCACCTATAATATATGGTGGAATTCTCTCTGAAACCGCTACAATATCTCCATAAACACAGCATACTCTATAGTCTTTTCCACTTATATGCTTTTCTATTATTATATTCTCATAATCATTGCTTAGAAGTTCATATGCATCCGATAACTGTCTCTCATGTTTTATATTGGCAATAACCCCCTTACCTTGATTACCAAACTGAGGTTTAAGTACCACAGGGTAACCAATATCAACTGCACATGAGATTGCGTCAATTATGCTATCTACCTTCATGCCATCGGCTACAGGTAAAAAGTGCATATTTAATAAGTGTTTAGTTAGCATTTTATCTTGTGCAATACCTACAGATATCGCACTTGTATTACTTCCCATAGTTGCTTGTATAATTTTAGAGTACTTTCCATAACCTAATTGGAACATACTTCCTTCACCAATCTTCAATATGGGAATTCCTCTCTTTCTTGCCTCATTACAAATATTAAATGTACTTACTCCTAGTTTCTCACCCATTAATATATCCTTTAATCTATTTAATTTTATGTCTAATTCAAAATCTTCGTTATTAATTAATGAATTGACAAAGTCTACTGCTATATTAGCAGCCTCTATGCCCGTTTTCTCATACTCGTATTGAAAAATAATATAATAATTATCTCCAGATATTTCTCTAGATTTTCCATAACATATATCAACACCAATCATATTATGAAGTGCTATTATTATATGTTCAGTAATGTGTGCCAGATAAGTTCCCTCTGTAAGTCTCTTAATAAAACCTCTATCTTCATCTATTCCACATCTATGCTTATTAAGTTCAGGTAACATACATACTAACTTTTTATTAAAGCCATAAATCTCTTTACTAGGAATTTCACTGTATCCTTCTAAATCTAAGTTAATTCTTATACACTTCTTATGAGAATATATATTTCTTCCATTAAACACCCTATAATTAAGTATTTTCATGTAATTTTCCTCCCTAATGTGATATTACCTTTCCCGTTTTTATATAATATTTATATCTTTCATGCAGAGGTTATTAATAAGGAACATACAGGAAATCTATTTAAACTAATGGTTTTCTTTCTGTTAGATTATACTTATTCCCATCCTTTAATACATGCATTTTAATATCAAACATTGACAATATATTTTCTTTATACTGTTCTGATACATTTGTATTGCTTATATTACCTCCATCAATAATATAAACTGCCCCAGAACCTACTACTCTTAAAATATTATCTCTATTTATTATAATTGAAGTATCTTCATCTATCCCAATTCCTAATATCTCCGGATTTTCAGCTATTCCAACTAATAGCCTTCCCACTCTTCCTCTTTCTGCAAAGTGCATATCTATTAAAACCCCAGTAATTAACCCAAGTCCTGGAGCCATTTTAAGTGTACATTTTTTTGCTGATTCATCATCTGGACCAGTTACTATCATAATATCACTCATTACTGCTGCTCCAGCTGAAGTACCTACAAACACACATTCTTCTAAATGCTTACGCTTCATAGTGCTATATAGCTGAGTTCCTCCAAGGATGCTTGTTATTCTAAGTTGATCCCCTCCAGTAAAAAATACCAATGAAGCTTTTTCAATTAATTCTACATTTTCAGGTTTCAAAGCATCTTCCCTATTCCTTACATCAAGTACTTTAATATTTATAATACCTAAATCATGAAAAATATCACTATACTCATTACCCACTTGTACAGGTAGTTCTGTTGCTACCGTTACAATAACTAATAATTGACTTTCCTTTTCAATATGGTCGCATACTTCTTTAAGTATCTTTTTATCACCCTTCTTATCTTCTGCTCCACCGATTATAATTAAACCTTCTTGTTTATTAATGGCAATCACCACCCCATATAAATTTGATTTAAAAAACTATAACATTAATAGTTTTTATATCATTTTCTCCTGCACCATTACCTATTAGATGGGTAGTAATAAAAAAAACAGTAACTCTTAAACAATATTATATCCAGTTAATAGTATTTATATGTATATATATTTATAAGGTAATAAACTTTATTTATTCCTACTTATTTTTTCATTCTTAACTTTCACTTCCCTATCATAGTTAAAATCAAATTGAAATTGCTAGGCCTTAACTGATTTTACAATTACAACTTAGTTTCACATTTACTAATGGATTTACTTCTTATTATTTCTAAAAGAGGCTCATCTTTTTCAAAAAATACAATAACTATATCTCCAGGCTTTGCAATATCTAGGGCCATTTTAAAGGCTTCCTTTTCCTCTAAAATCTTTTTAATATTAATAATGTTAAAATTAGATTTT
Encoded here:
- a CDS encoding nucleotidyltransferase family protein, with translation MFGLIDRDIEYIKDAISKFATIEKAIIFGSRSMGNYKKGSDVDIAIFGEQITSEVIFKLDDYLNETSPLPYFFDILHYEIISNDNLKKHIVDEGKILFERI
- a CDS encoding TOTE conflict system archaeo-eukaryotic primase domain-containing protein, producing the protein MDYNELYNKYLRLLEENQILRIENMDFRKRLELQTKEICMDNEYKAIVETKNDKSIQKDKLSEVSNSSLPQEKVELYMILFKGRKDVHAKRWQNKQGKSGYSPVCENEWVKGICDKPQIKCSACKNRKYTDLDADAINRHLRGIEILGIYAMQTDETCYFLAIDFDDDGWEKDICVLRKLCYEKKIPFAVERSRSGNGAHIWFFFKERITALAARKFGTSLLTYAMMQRHEIKFKSYDRLFPNQDTMPKGGLGNLIALPMQKSARKNNNSIFIDENLEPFKDQWSFLSHIGKITKDEIEFYISEFCIGNELGDLKEMDEESIKPWEKNKEKFKFSKADFPDIVQITIANMIFISKEGFSNKVLDFIKRMAAFKNPEFYKAQAMRLSTFDKPRIISLSDETVEYLCIPRGCQDDLCSFLTENKIDFSWDNKTYIGKPIRVEFNGQLREEQIVAVDTMLKYDNGVLSATTAIGKTVIGAKLIAERKVNTLIIVHTQQLLEQWKEKLKQFLIINEVLPIDDTKKRGRKKNVSIIGQIGAGKNILSGIIDVATMQSLVRKGEVKELVKDYGMIIVDECYHVSAFSFEQILKNVVAKYVYGLTATPIRKDGHQPIIFMQCGPIRYKVNVLKQTEKLPFEHYIIPMFTCFRKPVLQDEKEWSITKIYSEISTSEIRNAMIIQDVINCVKEGRNPIVLTERTAHVKLLSDALKEKIDNVITLTGGMSKKEKKFQIEKLSDVTKEGSMVIVATGKFIGEGFDTIEDKTANPKLETAVQQKLF
- a CDS encoding type II toxin-antitoxin system MqsA family antitoxin, whose amino-acid sequence is MNCILCKSNLIKGIVNHIVDFDGHIIKGVPANICKQCGEYYLENNVELNLEKIIEDAKKSKAEIFVINYSEMAA
- a CDS encoding manganese catalase family protein translates to MFKHEKQLLREVKVERPNPQYATLMQEQIGGANGELKAALQYLSQSFRVEDQTIKDLFLDIGSEELSHMEMVAQTINLLNGHDINYENVGVGEIQSHVLAGLAPVLINASGAPWTADYVTVTGDLVADLLSNIASEQRAKVVYEYLYRQIKDKYVRETIDFLLNREEAHNALFREALNKVKDTGSNKDFGITEDSRLYFDLSTPGKYFDAPNPTAPSFENPRK
- the cphA gene encoding cyanophycin synthetase — protein: MKILNYRVFNGRNIYSHKKCIRINLDLEGYSEIPSKEIYGFNKKLVCMLPELNKHRCGIDEDRGFIKRLTEGTYLAHITEHIIIALHNMIGVDICYGKSREISGDNYYIIFQYEYEKTGIEAANIAVDFVNSLINNEDFELDIKLNRLKDILMGEKLGVSTFNICNEARKRGIPILKIGEGSMFQLGYGKYSKIIQATMGSNTSAISVGIAQDKMLTKHLLNMHFLPVADGMKVDSIIDAISCAVDIGYPVVLKPQFGNQGKGVIANIKHERQLSDAYELLSNDYENIIIEKHISGKDYRVCCVYGDIVAVSERIPPYIIGDGVSTIEKLIQDINEDSRRGEGHEKELTKIKIDKGLIEYLKQKKCTLNFILSEKEKLYLKDNANLSTGGFSIDCTDMICDENIEICKRTASAIGLDICGIDVRCVDISRPISEEGVILEVNAAPGIRMHHNPYMGETRNVAGHIVDKLFKDIPTNIPLIAVTGTNGKTTTTRLIAHILTVAGYTVGMTTTSGIYIDGKCVFKGDTTGPKSALAVLMNKNIDAAVLETARGGIIRGGLGYDLADVAVITNITDDHLGIDGINTIEELAKVKALVGEAVKKDGYVVINGDDKMSLSILPRIKGKLIIFSSDKDNKIMIENIKNGGLGIYVDGTSLIIQNNINFVKLIDIKNIGITFKGILKYNIQNAMAACAAAVGLGIGYDIIKQGLKTFYCNEEQNPGRFNTYLIDNVMVILDYGHNIDGYRCVLEGLKNIKHNKIIGIIGVPGDRSDTNILDVGKCAGKNFDYIYIKEDKDRRGRGKGKVADLLEEGALKSNFNIINIKKVLDEKEAFIEALSIAEPGDIVIVFFEEYEPLIEIIKSKIHKTEYETKLLAKN
- a CDS encoding nucleotidyltransferase substrate binding protein, producing the protein MDNLKDIRWKQRFENFNKAYKLMEKYSKQQITSELEKAGIIQFFEMTFELAWKVLKDYLEAEGYVVKSPREAIKQAFQIGLIDNGHVWIDALANRNLTTHTYDEMLADKMSKEIVELYFPELKKMHDRLSGEL
- a CDS encoding DUF4258 domain-containing protein codes for the protein MIEYYESDYPFPSCLILGITDTHSGVHVVCAVGQNYV
- a CDS encoding DnaA ATPase domain-containing protein → MEKMIYELILEVKKLKNSINNIEEKLEEIEKGLHVKKGEQITTTIDSNRCSEWEKVKIVLKVQMKDVSYNTWIEPICVIKLDGVAIKLAVPSEFHKEIVKERYLKGIKSAILNVTGREYKIEISVIKILESKGEICSINTANKNKFIPCKVNSKYLFENMVVGKNNELAYKSALKVAKSPGEDMRLLYIYGEAGMGKTHLLNSINNYIVENSKHLKVINITIYKFINNMINSISNDKNDLFNSEFYNSDVLVFDDLQDIDGKERSQEEFKNILNTVLAMGKQVVLGSSKPSREIIINGEKLESVFEVSAAFQLTKPDLNTKIEILKSRISKEELLFIDDDTINVIAENVDTNVREMIGAYNKVVSYSKMVDKKIDRQELLSII
- a CDS encoding cyanophycinase, with the translated sequence MAINKQEGLIIIGGAEDKKGDKKILKEVCDHIEKESQLLVIVTVATELPVQVGNEYSDIFHDLGIINIKVLDVRNREDALKPENVELIEKASLVFFTGGDQLRITSILGGTQLYSTMKRKHLEECVFVGTSAGAAVMSDIMIVTGPDDESAKKCTLKMAPGLGLITGVLIDMHFAERGRVGRLLVGIAENPEILGIGIDEDTSIIINRDNILRVVGSGAVYIIDGGNISNTNVSEQYKENILSMFDIKMHVLKDGNKYNLTERKPLV